One Deinococcus radiopugnans ATCC 19172 DNA segment encodes these proteins:
- a CDS encoding MFS transporter, translated as MIRTTAPLPTPAAPAAAEGVSPLTPPDTLTRLTLLLLAALTIMSGATISPALPAMTVHFADHPNAALLVKLSLTIVGLAIAVSAPVGGLLVDRFGRRPVLLVSLLLYALGGASGLVAPSLDALLAGRVVLGLAVAGTMTAGGALVNDYFAGAARGRFLSQQASFTSFGGAVLLPLGGLLAGVGWRAPFGLYLVSLLLLPLVLRLPRGIPGPAQIDGPEDRPRWGTISVIYVLALAYMAVFYLMPAQGPFLLKFLGASPASTGLLLGAFTLTAALTALGYSRFSGRFDHRRVAALGLLLLAAGWGVVAAGSSVAGVLPGLIVAGMGGGLALPNLNAWLAELTPRAWRGRIVAGMSSAIFLGQFLSPLLLAAPSDHPAQGFVWGALAIGGIGAALLALSTWGGQSRAARSA; from the coding sequence ATGATCCGGACGACCGCGCCTCTCCCCACCCCGGCGGCGCCGGCTGCCGCTGAAGGCGTCTCACCGCTGACGCCGCCGGACACGCTGACCCGCCTGACCCTGCTGCTGCTGGCGGCCCTGACCATCATGTCGGGCGCCACCATCTCTCCCGCATTGCCCGCCATGACCGTGCATTTTGCGGACCACCCCAACGCGGCGTTGCTGGTTAAGCTGTCGCTGACCATCGTGGGGCTGGCGATCGCCGTGAGCGCGCCGGTTGGTGGCCTGCTGGTGGACCGCTTCGGGCGGCGGCCGGTGCTGCTGGTCTCGCTGCTGCTGTACGCGCTGGGCGGGGCCAGCGGCCTGGTGGCCCCGTCGCTGGACGCGCTGCTGGCCGGCCGCGTGGTGCTGGGGCTGGCGGTGGCCGGGACCATGACGGCCGGGGGCGCGCTGGTCAACGATTACTTCGCGGGGGCGGCGCGCGGCCGGTTCCTGAGCCAGCAGGCGTCGTTTACCAGTTTCGGCGGCGCGGTGCTGCTGCCGCTGGGCGGGCTGCTGGCCGGCGTGGGCTGGCGCGCGCCCTTCGGGCTGTATCTCGTCTCGCTGCTGCTGCTGCCGCTGGTGCTGCGCCTGCCGCGCGGCATCCCCGGCCCGGCGCAGATCGACGGACCAGAGGACAGACCGCGCTGGGGCACCATCAGTGTGATCTACGTGCTGGCGCTGGCCTACATGGCGGTCTTTTACCTGATGCCCGCGCAGGGGCCGTTTCTGCTGAAGTTCCTGGGGGCGTCGCCCGCCTCCACCGGGCTGCTGCTGGGCGCGTTCACCCTGACGGCAGCCCTGACGGCGCTGGGGTACTCGCGCTTTTCGGGGCGCTTCGATCACCGCCGGGTGGCGGCGCTGGGCCTGCTGCTGCTGGCGGCGGGCTGGGGCGTGGTGGCAGCCGGCAGCAGCGTCGCGGGCGTGCTGCCCGGACTGATCGTGGCGGGCATGGGCGGCGGGCTGGCCCTGCCCAACCTGAACGCCTGGCTGGCCGAGTTGACCCCACGCGCGTGGCGGGGACGCATCGTGGCGGGCATGAGCAGCGCCATCTTCCTGGGGCAGTTCCTGAGCCCGCTGCTGCTGGCCGCGCCCAGCGATCATCCCGCCCAGGGCTTCGTGTGGGGCGCGCTGGCCATCGGCGGCATCGGGGCCGCGCTGCTGGCGCTGAGCACGTGGGGAGGTCAGAGCCGCGCCGCCCGTTCTGCCTGA